Proteins from a single region of Oenanthe melanoleuca isolate GR-GAL-2019-014 chromosome 12, OMel1.0, whole genome shotgun sequence:
- the SELENOK gene encoding selenoprotein K isoform X1, whose amino-acid sequence MVYISNGQVLDNQSRAPWSLSSITDFFWSIADFVVLFFQSIIQPDLRRRGYTSSSYSGYHDGRGPPAHPRRRMGRINHWGGGPSPPPMAGGGUGR is encoded by the exons ATGGTGTACATCTCGAACG GACAAGTTTTGGATAACCAGAGTCGGGCTCCCTGGAGTTTGTCTTCTATAACAGATTTCTTCTGGTCGATAGCAGATTTTGTGGTTCTGTT tttccagAGCATTATTCAACCAGATTTGAGAAGAAGAGGCTACACATCTTCCTCTTATTCAGGATACCATGATGGAAGAGG GCCTCCAGCACATCCTCGCCGTAGGATGGGCCGAATAAATCACTGGGGTGGAGGCCCCAGTCCACCACCAATGGCTGGAGGTGGATGAGGAAG GTAA
- the SELENOK gene encoding selenoprotein K isoform X4: MVYISNGQVLDNQSRAPWSLSSITDFFWSIADFVVLFFQSIIQPDLRRRGYTSSSYSGYHDGRGPPAHPRRRMGRINHWGGGPSPPPMAGGG, translated from the exons ATGGTGTACATCTCGAACG GACAAGTTTTGGATAACCAGAGTCGGGCTCCCTGGAGTTTGTCTTCTATAACAGATTTCTTCTGGTCGATAGCAGATTTTGTGGTTCTGTT tttccagAGCATTATTCAACCAGATTTGAGAAGAAGAGGCTACACATCTTCCTCTTATTCAGGATACCATGATGGAAGAGG GCCTCCAGCACATCCTCGCCGTAGGATGGGCCGAATAAATCACTGGGGTGGAGGCCCCAGTCCACCACCAATGGCTGGAGGTGGATGA